The nucleotide sequence GCACTGTTATTATCTTGTATCAGGATTAGCTTTTTTTACCGGACGCGCAGTTGGCTTATTGGAAGAAATATTGTTATTGATGGCTTCTGCAGTTATTGTGACGTCATCATCAACGGAGGGCTCGGCTGCACTGGCAGCAATTTCTGCTGACTCTCCTTTTCCGTTCATGGGGCCGGTGAAAGCCTCTTCCATTTCCTTACCTTCCAGGCCTTCCTTGGCAATTAGAAGATTAGAAATATGGTCCAGCCTTTCACGGTTTTCTGTCAGAATACGTTTGGCGGTATCGTATGCTTCGTTAATTATATCGTTGACTTCCTGATCGATCACATCGGCAATGGTATCGCCATAGTTGCGTTGTTCTGTAATTTCTCTGCCCAGGAAAATCATATCCTGGCGCTCTCCGTATGTACGAGGTCCCAGCTTCGAACTCATGCCGTACTGGGTTACCATTTTAACTGCCAGATCGGTAGCAACCTTGATATCATTAGAAGCACCGGTAGAAAGTTCACCAAATGCAATTTCTTCCGCAACCCTTCCTCCGAATAATGTAGCCAGGCGATCTTTGTACTGGGAAAAGGTTTCTATATAGCGGTCTTCTGCTGGAAGTTGACGTGTATGGCCAAGACTCATTCCGCGGGCAACAATACTTATCTTGTGAACCGGATCAGCGTTGGGTAATAGTCTGGCAACCAGGGCATGGCCCGCCTCATGATAAGCGATGACTTCTTTTTCCCTGGCGCTAATGCGGCGGCTTTTTCGTTCCGGACCGGCAATTACACGATCGATTGATTCTTCAAACTCTTTCTGGCCAATGGTTTTCTTATCTCTTCGGGCAGCCAGAATTGCAGCTTCGTTTACCAGATTGGCGAGGTCAGCCCCGGAAAAACCAACTGTCTGTTTAGCCATGGATTCCAGGCTGATATCTTTGTCGAGTGGTTTTCCCGTAGAATGGATTTTGAGTATGGCTTCACGGCCATGGATATCTGGCATATCAAGTACGATACGGCGGTCAAAACGACCTGGCCTGAGTAAAGCAGTGTCCAGAATATCCGGTCGGTTGGTTGCTGCAATGACAATTACGCTGGTATTGGTATCGAATCCATCCATTTCTACCAGTATCTGGTTTAAGGTTTGTTCCCGCTCATCATGGCCGCCACCAACACCGGCTCCGCGTTGGCGACCGACGGCATCTATCTCATCAATGAATATTAAAGAAGGCGTATTACGTTTAGCTTGCTCGAATAAATCTCTTACACGGGAAGCCCCGACGCCAACAAACATTTCCACAAATTCGCTACCACTGATAGAAAAGAAAGGTACTCCAGCTTCACCGGCAATTGCTTTAGCCAGCAGGGTTTTACCGGTACCTGGCGCTCCTACCAACAAGGCACCTTTGGGAACTCTTGCCCCAAGTGTTTGAAACTTCTCCCGATTTTTCAAAAACTCTACAATTTCGTACATTTCCTGTTTTGCTTCATCTGCCCCAGCAACATCTGCAAATGTTACCGAAGGTTTGGAAGCAGAAAACAACCTGGCTTTTGAACGGCCGAAGCTCATGGCTTGACTGTTGGCGCCTCGTGCCTGTGAGAACATGAAGAAGATGAGGCCGCCAAATAATAACAGCGGCAGGAAGTTGATAAAAAGTGATCCCCAGTTAATGCCACCTTCAACTATATCAACTGTTACGCCGGCTAAGTTAAGCTCGGGTATTTCGTAAATACTAACCCCTGACTCTTTAATAGCGCGGTATTTGGAACCGTTCATATCTGTAATATTCAGGATGTTTCCATCAACAGCGATATCTTTGATAGTGCCTTCCTGGGACATGTCAATTACCTGGCTGAATGGAATATCAGAAGGTTTTTCGTTACCCAGAGATGAAAAGGTAAAAAAGGCGATCACTGCCATTACGATGAGAACATAAATAAAAATACTTCGTTTAATATTAATTTTCAAACCTACAAACCTCTATCATGAATAACTAATTATATCAGAAAAGAAGCATGTAACAAAGATTATGAATAAATTGGAATCTCTGAGGGGGTATATGCAACCAGAATGTATTGATTATAATGGTCCTTGTGATTCCGCTTTTTTACTAAGAACTACCTGTTTAATAATATAGGCTAGCTCAGAAAAGTGATATAAAAGGCTTTCAGTGCATCAATTACATTATCGTTTGGCTTTTAACTGGTGATATTTAGTCTTCAATACCAGCGCATCAGCTTCCATAGCCGGGCTTTCGCAAATAATCACCCCGCCCGCATTAGC is from Dehalococcoidales bacterium and encodes:
- the ftsH gene encoding ATP-dependent zinc metalloprotease FtsH, which gives rise to MKINIKRSIFIYVLIVMAVIAFFTFSSLGNEKPSDIPFSQVIDMSQEGTIKDIAVDGNILNITDMNGSKYRAIKESGVSIYEIPELNLAGVTVDIVEGGINWGSLFINFLPLLLFGGLIFFMFSQARGANSQAMSFGRSKARLFSASKPSVTFADVAGADEAKQEMYEIVEFLKNREKFQTLGARVPKGALLVGAPGTGKTLLAKAIAGEAGVPFFSISGSEFVEMFVGVGASRVRDLFEQAKRNTPSLIFIDEIDAVGRQRGAGVGGGHDEREQTLNQILVEMDGFDTNTSVIVIAATNRPDILDTALLRPGRFDRRIVLDMPDIHGREAILKIHSTGKPLDKDISLESMAKQTVGFSGADLANLVNEAAILAARRDKKTIGQKEFEESIDRVIAGPERKSRRISAREKEVIAYHEAGHALVARLLPNADPVHKISIVARGMSLGHTRQLPAEDRYIETFSQYKDRLATLFGGRVAEEIAFGELSTGASNDIKVATDLAVKMVTQYGMSSKLGPRTYGERQDMIFLGREITEQRNYGDTIADVIDQEVNDIINEAYDTAKRILTENRERLDHISNLLIAKEGLEGKEMEEAFTGPMNGKGESAEIAASAAEPSVDDDVTITAEAINNNISSNKPTARPVKKANPDTR